The following proteins come from a genomic window of Peptoniphilus equinus:
- the dnaN gene encoding DNA polymerase III subunit beta: MKLKINRSEFAKAVAIAQRAISSRSTIQILEGFCLKAADNIVTLIASDTEITIKTQLSAIVDEGGDIVVNARLFGDIIRKFQGDTIDLSVNGTTMLLKCEQSTFTLQCQSTDEFPLLPSFEIDHDFTLEGHTLKEAIRKTSFAVSLDETRPVFTGVFMDLKNDGIHFVALDGFRMAFKTVDVTTEDGSAIIPARSLNELLKILGDEQVRVQLSKNMAMFSTDTTVLYTTLLSGDFFNYEALITKEYATEVEVDHRSFQASLERASLLAKEDRANLVKIEVSSDQLKISSNSEIGNVEELVPCTTIGKPVRIAFNSKYLLDGIKILESESLKLHLTDSVNPCIIREDDLSYLYLVLPVRLAEQG; encoded by the coding sequence TGAAGCTAAAAATCAATCGCAGTGAATTTGCCAAAGCTGTGGCTATAGCTCAGCGAGCTATCTCGTCTCGATCCACCATTCAAATTCTGGAAGGCTTCTGTTTAAAAGCAGCAGATAATATCGTAACGCTGATTGCATCCGATACAGAAATTACTATTAAAACTCAATTAAGCGCTATTGTTGATGAAGGAGGAGACATTGTAGTCAATGCCCGTCTCTTTGGCGATATCATTCGTAAATTTCAAGGAGATACCATCGATTTGAGCGTCAACGGCACCACGATGCTCTTAAAATGTGAACAGTCCACATTTACGCTTCAATGTCAATCTACTGACGAATTTCCTCTGTTGCCGAGTTTTGAAATAGACCATGATTTTACTTTAGAAGGACATACATTAAAAGAAGCTATACGTAAAACGTCCTTTGCCGTGTCGTTAGATGAAACACGTCCTGTATTTACCGGAGTGTTTATGGATTTGAAAAACGACGGTATCCATTTTGTGGCTTTGGACGGTTTTCGCATGGCTTTTAAAACTGTGGATGTCACGACCGAAGATGGATCCGCCATTATTCCGGCACGAAGTCTCAATGAACTTTTAAAAATTTTAGGAGATGAGCAGGTTCGTGTGCAGCTTTCAAAGAATATGGCTATGTTTTCTACAGATACTACTGTGCTCTATACGACCCTTTTAAGCGGTGATTTTTTCAATTATGAAGCTCTGATTACCAAAGAGTATGCCACTGAAGTTGAAGTGGATCATAGAAGTTTTCAAGCTTCTCTCGAACGGGCAAGTCTTCTTGCTAAAGAAGACAGAGCTAATTTGGTGAAGATTGAAGTGAGTTCAGATCAGTTGAAAATTTCCTCCAATTCCGAAATTGGTAATGTGGAAGAATTGGTGCCTTGTACCACGATAGGTAAACCGGTGCGTATTGCTTTTAATTCAAAATATCTGTTGGATGGTATTAAAATTTTGGAATCCGAGTCGTTAAAGCTTCACTTAACCGACTCTGTCAACCCATGTATTATACGGGAAGATGACTTAAGTTATCTCTATCTGGTTCTTCCGGTACGTCTTGCGGAACAGGGGTAA
- a CDS encoding RNA-binding S4 domain-containing protein has protein sequence MDDYIKLDSFLKFVGAVSTGGEAKLVIQQGDVLVNGEVETRRGKKLRQGDTVTFMDTEYSVEGL, from the coding sequence ATGGATGATTATATTAAACTGGATAGTTTTTTAAAATTTGTAGGGGCTGTTTCCACCGGCGGTGAAGCTAAGCTGGTTATTCAACAAGGGGATGTTTTGGTAAATGGTGAAGTGGAAACCCGTCGAGGTAAAAAACTGAGACAGGGTGATACCGTGACATTCATGGATACCGAGTATAGCGTTGAAGGATTATGA